A single genomic interval of Uloborus diversus isolate 005 unplaced genomic scaffold, Udiv.v.3.1 scaffold_705, whole genome shotgun sequence harbors:
- the LOC129233765 gene encoding probable serine/threonine-protein kinase dyrk1 yields the protein MDFIELNPTDDEHEQFFVEQQNDENDGRQSTTTTTTNPTDDQFFVEQQNDGRQSTSTGKRIKSSSLSDLKLKFKIARFNDERKCSVKSLYHCATYCPQQQQQQQQQQQQQMIFVEFVVQPPPEQGEQIESLSATNDVLSSSSSSSFTMYDQISPVTNDVPLTSTSVTMYEPISPANITEDVPSTSSSISMYEPISPANNNNNNNNNTNNATEYGSSLEFQPKTPLIDLSIFSEDWLNGDDIDFNNLDIINF from the exons atggatTTTATTGAACTCAACCCGACAGACGATGAACACGAACAATTTTTCGTGGAgcaacaaaatgatgaaaatgatggACGACAAtctaccaccaccaccaccaccaaccCTACAGACGACCAATTTTTCGTGGAGCAACAAAATGATGGACGACAATCTACTAGCACCGGAAAAAG aattaaatcgTCGAGTTTATCcgatttgaaactgaaatttaaaattgcaagGTTCAACGATGAAAGAAAATGTTCCGTGAAAAGTCTTTATCATTGTGCCACATATTGTCCtcagcagcagcagcaacaacaacaacaacaacaacaacaaatgatATTCGTCGAATTTGTCGTACAACCACCACCAGAACAAGGAGAGCAAATCGAATCTTTGAGTGCTACCAATGACGttctttcatcatcatcatcatcatctttcaCCATGTATGATCAGATATCTCCTGTCACGAATGACGTTCCTTTAACATCAACATCGGTCACCATGTACGAACCGATATCTCCTGCTAACATCACGGAAGACGTTCCTTCAACATCATCTTCGATCTCCATGTACGAACCGATATCAcctgctaataataataataataataataataatactaataatgctACGGAATACGGATCAAGTCTAGAATTTCAACCCAAAACACCACTAATAGATTTGTCTATATTTTCGGAAGACTGGTTGAATGGTGATGACATCGATTTTAACAATCttgatattattaatttttga